In a single window of the Agrobacterium vitis genome:
- a CDS encoding ribonuclease D produces the protein MASTIRYHEGDISSEDAARYTRAIAIDTETLGLIPRRDRLCVVQLSPGDGTADVIRIAPGQRQAPNLTALLEDPTREKIFHYGRFDIAVLFHTFGVTTTPVFCTKIASRLSRTYTDRHGLKDNLKEMLDVDVSKAQQSSDWAAEMLSPAQLEYAASDVLYLHALRDKLTARLVRDGRMDHATACFEFLPTRAKLDLLGWEETDIFAHS, from the coding sequence ATGGCTTCAACCATTCGCTACCATGAAGGCGATATCAGCAGCGAAGATGCGGCGCGCTATACCCGCGCCATCGCCATCGACACCGAAACGCTGGGGCTTATCCCTCGCCGCGACCGGCTCTGTGTGGTGCAGCTTTCACCGGGCGACGGCACAGCCGACGTCATTCGCATTGCACCTGGCCAGCGCCAGGCACCCAACCTGACCGCCCTGCTGGAAGACCCGACCCGGGAGAAAATCTTCCATTACGGCCGGTTCGATATTGCCGTGCTGTTTCATACCTTCGGCGTGACCACCACGCCGGTGTTCTGCACCAAGATCGCCTCGCGTCTGTCGCGCACCTATACCGACCGGCATGGATTGAAGGACAATCTCAAGGAAATGCTTGATGTGGATGTGTCCAAGGCCCAGCAATCCTCTGACTGGGCGGCGGAAATGCTGTCTCCGGCGCAGCTCGAATATGCAGCCTCCGACGTGCTCTATCTGCACGCGCTGCGCGACAAGCTGACCGCCCGGCTGGTGCGCGATGGCCGTATGGATCACGCCACCGCCTGTTTCGAGTTCCTGCCCACCCGCGCCAAGCTTGACCTGCTCGGTTGGGAAGAGACCGATATTTTCGCCCATAGCTGA
- a CDS encoding AEC family transporter, which yields MTEITLNVLPIFLLIFSGWALVRSRFLNVDIGDALSEFVFKVAVPVLLLHTITQADFQGASPFRLWIAYFAGVGVTWTIGHLVATRVFGRDQRIGVLAGVSSAFANNVFIGLPLVSRMLGNDGIVALSILLAVHLPLMMVIGTVLMEHAERRESGMQLRGMLAVLRQVGRNLVTNPLVIGLAIGLMVHVIGLPIPATIETVLSQISAMAGPAALISLGMALTKYRVTGNVGIASVTSALKLVLMPASVWMACHVLHLPHEWTMALVLTSSVPTGVNAWLIANRFGVGHALAASTITITTALGVFSVTFWAWLLGA from the coding sequence ATGACCGAAATCACCTTGAATGTTCTGCCGATTTTCCTGCTGATCTTTTCCGGCTGGGCGCTGGTGCGCAGCCGGTTCCTGAACGTGGATATCGGCGACGCCTTAAGCGAATTTGTTTTCAAGGTCGCGGTGCCGGTTCTGCTGCTGCATACGATTACCCAGGCTGACTTTCAGGGCGCATCGCCTTTTCGGTTGTGGATTGCCTATTTTGCCGGAGTGGGTGTCACCTGGACCATCGGCCATCTCGTGGCGACGCGGGTTTTCGGCCGCGACCAGCGAATCGGCGTGCTGGCCGGGGTATCCTCAGCCTTTGCCAATAATGTTTTCATCGGCCTGCCTCTGGTTAGTCGCATGCTTGGCAATGACGGTATCGTTGCCCTCTCCATTCTGCTGGCCGTGCATCTGCCTTTGATGATGGTGATCGGCACAGTCTTGATGGAACATGCCGAGCGCCGGGAAAGCGGGATGCAATTGCGGGGAATGCTCGCCGTCCTGCGCCAGGTCGGGCGCAATCTTGTCACCAATCCACTGGTGATTGGCCTTGCCATCGGACTTATGGTGCATGTGATCGGCCTGCCGATCCCCGCGACGATTGAGACCGTGCTCAGTCAGATCTCCGCCATGGCCGGTCCGGCGGCGCTGATTTCGCTGGGCATGGCGCTTACCAAATATCGTGTCACCGGCAATGTTGGTATTGCCAGCGTTACCTCGGCCCTGAAATTGGTCCTGATGCCCGCATCCGTGTGGATGGCCTGCCACGTTCTGCATTTGCCGCATGAATGGACTATGGCGTTGGTGCTGACGTCTTCCGTGCCGACGGGCGTCAATGCCTGGCTGATCGCCAATCGTTTTGGGGTCGGCCATGCCCTGGCCGCCTCCACCATCACCATTACGACTGCGCTTGGCGTGTTTTCCGTCACGTTCTGGGCGTGGCTGCTCGGCGCATGA
- a CDS encoding helix-turn-helix domain-containing protein — translation MENTPNTLTLAIAARLKAIRTERGLTLDQLADLSGVSRAMISRIERAEASPTATLLARLCSALGQSLSMFFAEPNQGSPLMRRADQPAWRDPETGYIRRAVSAPGTGARVDVVEVELPPGALVRFSAQPASPHPSGKQWQHVWLFEGTIELTVSDTVHRLEPGDCLYMAIGEVHAFHNPTDRPARYGVIIDLGR, via the coding sequence ATGGAAAATACGCCCAATACCCTCACGCTCGCCATTGCCGCAAGGCTGAAAGCGATCCGCACCGAACGCGGCCTGACACTCGACCAGTTGGCGGATCTCTCCGGCGTCAGCCGGGCCATGATTTCCCGTATCGAGCGCGCTGAAGCCAGTCCGACCGCAACCCTGTTGGCACGGCTATGCTCGGCGCTGGGTCAATCGCTTTCGATGTTTTTTGCCGAACCCAATCAGGGCTCACCCTTAATGCGCCGCGCCGACCAGCCGGCGTGGAGAGACCCCGAAACCGGCTATATCCGCCGCGCCGTTTCAGCACCCGGCACCGGTGCGCGGGTCGATGTGGTGGAAGTAGAGCTGCCGCCGGGCGCACTTGTCCGATTTTCTGCGCAACCTGCCAGCCCCCATCCCAGCGGCAAGCAATGGCAACATGTCTGGCTGTTCGAAGGCACTATCGAGCTGACCGTGAGCGATACCGTGCATCGTCTGGAGCCGGGCGACTGTCTTTATATGGCTATCGGCGAGGTCCACGCCTTCCATAACCCCACGGACCGCCCTGCCCGCTACGGCGTGATCATCGATCTTGGCCGCTGA
- a CDS encoding GNAT family N-acetyltransferase — protein MTAIRLLNAFDVREAIPDLCEILCDCVNGGASVGFMLPFDLESARPFWEGVANAVEAGEILLLVAEHQGRLVGTVQIGLKQPPNQPHRADLKKLLVHRSARGLGLARQLMEAAQLQATRAGKTLIVLDTATGEPAEAIYEKLGWTRAGVVPDYALFPDGRFCDTTIFYKRVGSL, from the coding sequence ATGACTGCAATTCGGCTGCTGAACGCCTTTGACGTCCGCGAAGCGATTCCCGACCTCTGTGAAATTCTCTGCGATTGCGTCAATGGCGGCGCCTCGGTGGGCTTCATGTTGCCCTTCGACCTTGAGAGCGCCCGGCCTTTCTGGGAAGGCGTTGCCAATGCGGTCGAGGCAGGGGAGATCTTGCTGCTGGTGGCAGAGCATCAGGGCCGCCTGGTGGGCACGGTACAGATCGGCCTGAAACAGCCACCCAACCAGCCACATCGCGCCGATCTCAAGAAATTGCTGGTGCATCGCTCAGCCCGTGGACTTGGTCTAGCGCGCCAACTGATGGAGGCGGCACAGCTTCAGGCCACCCGTGCCGGTAAGACATTGATCGTACTGGATACAGCGACCGGCGAACCGGCTGAAGCAATTTACGAGAAGCTCGGCTGGACGCGGGCCGGTGTGGTGCCGGATTATGCGCTGTTTCCCGATGGCCGCTTCTGCGATACGACGATTTTCTACAAGCGTGTAGGCTCTCTATAA
- a CDS encoding phosphomannomutase has protein sequence MAVKFGTSGLRGLSLELVGGVSALHATAFARMLLAKGYAKPGATVLIGQDFRPSSPEIAATCMGALQREGLVPVDCGAIPTPALAFYGSKIGAASLMVTGSHIPADRNGIKFYRPDGEIDKADEEAITALAAELAADEAANRVEHAVGEDRYAIAVDLFLKRNMAVLPPAAFEGMKIGVYQHSSVARDMLVTLLEGYGASVLPLGRSEIFVPVDTEAVSPETIGKLSAWSSEHGLDAIVSTDGDADRPLVADEKGAPLRGDLLGLITATLLGAKVIATPVTSNSGIEAASGFSVLRTRVGSPYVIAAMNAALSAGETGVIGFEANGGVMLASDFTVHDGRLAALPTRDCVMPILAALYAAASTGQTLSAVVSDYRLPIALSDRLEHYALDKSSALMAFLRGSDENLRSFLAPIGGVRETSDIDGLRVTLDDNRVIHFRPSGNAPEMRCYVEASDQASAASLLAQGLALLAKWPD, from the coding sequence ATGGCGGTAAAATTCGGCACCAGCGGACTGCGTGGTCTCTCTTTGGAGCTGGTCGGCGGCGTTTCGGCTCTGCATGCGACGGCATTTGCCAGAATGCTGCTTGCCAAGGGCTATGCCAAACCGGGCGCGACCGTGCTGATTGGCCAGGATTTTCGCCCGTCCAGCCCGGAAATCGCTGCCACCTGTATGGGCGCACTGCAACGGGAAGGGCTGGTGCCGGTCGATTGTGGAGCCATTCCCACCCCAGCGCTGGCCTTTTATGGCAGCAAGATCGGTGCGGCCTCGCTGATGGTTACTGGCTCTCACATTCCAGCCGACCGCAACGGCATCAAATTCTATCGGCCGGATGGGGAAATCGACAAGGCTGACGAAGAGGCGATCACAGCGCTTGCCGCTGAGTTGGCGGCTGATGAGGCCGCTAACCGCGTTGAACATGCCGTAGGCGAAGACCGATACGCGATTGCCGTAGACCTGTTTCTAAAACGCAATATGGCTGTCCTGCCCCCTGCCGCCTTTGAGGGCATGAAAATCGGCGTCTATCAGCATAGCAGCGTGGCGCGTGACATGCTGGTGACCCTTCTTGAGGGCTATGGCGCATCCGTCCTGCCGCTGGGGCGCTCGGAGATCTTCGTCCCTGTTGATACCGAGGCGGTATCGCCTGAAACAATCGGCAAACTTTCCGCCTGGTCAAGCGAACATGGCCTGGATGCCATCGTCTCCACCGATGGCGATGCCGACCGTCCATTGGTGGCCGATGAAAAGGGCGCGCCCTTGCGCGGCGATCTGCTGGGCCTGATCACTGCAACTCTGCTCGGCGCCAAGGTGATTGCCACACCTGTTACCTCCAATTCGGGCATTGAGGCGGCAAGCGGGTTTTCGGTCTTACGCACCCGCGTCGGCTCTCCTTACGTGATTGCAGCGATGAATGCGGCGCTCTCGGCGGGTGAGACTGGCGTGATCGGCTTTGAGGCGAATGGCGGCGTGATGCTTGCCTCCGATTTCACCGTTCATGATGGCAGGCTTGCCGCTCTGCCGACCCGCGATTGTGTTATGCCTATCCTGGCAGCGCTCTATGCAGCGGCGAGCACCGGACAGACACTCTCCGCCGTGGTGTCAGATTATCGCCTGCCGATTGCCCTTTCCGACCGTCTGGAACACTACGCCTTGGACAAAAGCAGTGCGCTAATGGCATTTCTGCGCGGCTCGGACGAAAACCTGCGTAGTTTCCTGGCGCCTATAGGGGGTGTGCGTGAAACCAGCGATATCGATGGTTTGCGTGTGACGCTCGATGATAACAGGGTCATCCATTTCCGCCCTTCCGGCAACGCCCCGGAAATGCGCTGCTATGTCGAGGCAAGCGATCAGGCATCGGCGGCCAGCCTGCTGGCCCAAGGTCTTGCCTTGCTGGCAAAATGGCCAGATTGA
- a CDS encoding YegP family protein codes for MYKFEVYKDKAGEFRFRFKASNGETMFSSEGYKAKASVMSAIASIQKNAPEAKIEDQTTATV; via the coding sequence ATGTACAAATTTGAAGTTTATAAAGACAAGGCAGGCGAATTCCGGTTTCGGTTCAAGGCGTCGAATGGCGAAACAATGTTCAGCTCTGAAGGCTACAAGGCCAAAGCCTCGGTGATGAGCGCGATTGCCTCCATTCAGAAAAATGCGCCTGAGGCAAAGATCGAAGACCAGACCACGGCAACTGTCTGA
- the lepA gene encoding translation elongation factor 4: MSTQNRTPLDHIRNFSIVAHIDHGKSTLADRLIQTTGGLAERDMSEQVLDSMDIERERGITIKAQTVRLHYKANDGETYVLNLIDTPGHVDFAYEVSRSLSACEGSLLVVDASQGVEAQTLANVYQAIDNNHEIVTVLNKIDLPAAEPDRIKEQIEEVIGIDASEAVLISAKTGLGIPDVLEAIVKHLPAPKSELGDKGPLKALLVDSWYDTYLGVMVLVRVIDGVLTKGQTIRMMGTDAKYQVERVGVLTPKMLAVDSLGPGEIGFFTGSIKEVADTRVGDTITEDKRPTATMLPGFKPAQPVVFCGLFPVDAADFEDLRSAMGKLRLNDASFSFEMESSAALGFGFRCGFLGLLHLEIIQERLEREFDLDLIATAPSVVYKLFMTDGSERELHNPADMPDVVRISEIHEPWIKATILTPDDYLGGILKLCQDRRGVQTELTYVGKRAMLTYELPLNEVVFDFYDRLKSISKGYASFDYHLDAYREGNLVKMSIMVNGEPVDALSMLVHRSAAEKRGRDMCEKLKDLIPRHMFKIPIQAAIGGNVIARETISAMRKDVTAKCYGGDASRKRKLLDKQKAGKKRMRQFGKVEIPQEAFIAALKMSDE, translated from the coding sequence ATGAGCACACAAAACCGCACGCCTCTCGACCATATCCGCAATTTTTCCATCGTCGCCCATATCGACCATGGCAAATCGACGCTGGCCGACCGCCTGATCCAGACCACCGGTGGCCTGGCAGAGCGTGATATGTCGGAGCAGGTGCTCGATAGCATGGATATCGAGCGTGAACGCGGCATCACCATCAAGGCGCAGACCGTGCGCCTGCACTATAAGGCCAATGATGGTGAAACCTATGTGCTGAACCTGATCGACACACCCGGCCATGTCGACTTCGCCTATGAAGTTTCGCGGTCGCTGTCGGCCTGCGAAGGTTCGCTTCTGGTGGTGGATGCGTCCCAGGGCGTCGAAGCCCAGACGCTGGCCAATGTCTATCAGGCCATCGATAACAACCACGAGATCGTCACCGTTCTCAACAAGATCGACCTGCCTGCCGCCGAACCGGACCGGATCAAGGAACAGATCGAGGAAGTCATCGGCATCGATGCCTCTGAAGCAGTGCTGATTTCCGCCAAGACCGGGCTTGGCATTCCCGATGTGCTGGAAGCCATTGTCAAACATTTGCCAGCGCCGAAAAGTGAACTGGGCGACAAAGGTCCGCTGAAAGCACTGTTGGTCGATAGCTGGTATGATACATATCTGGGCGTTATGGTTCTGGTGCGCGTCATAGACGGTGTTTTGACCAAGGGTCAGACTATCAGGATGATGGGCACGGACGCGAAATATCAGGTGGAGCGTGTCGGCGTTTTGACGCCGAAAATGCTGGCTGTCGACAGTCTTGGTCCGGGCGAAATCGGGTTTTTTACCGGTTCGATCAAGGAAGTGGCCGATACCCGCGTTGGCGATACCATCACGGAAGATAAGCGCCCGACAGCCACCATGCTGCCCGGTTTCAAGCCTGCCCAGCCTGTGGTGTTCTGTGGGCTGTTTCCAGTCGATGCAGCTGATTTTGAAGATCTGCGCTCAGCGATGGGCAAACTTCGCCTCAATGACGCGAGCTTTTCGTTTGAAATGGAAAGTTCGGCAGCGCTGGGCTTCGGTTTCCGTTGCGGCTTCCTGGGCTTGCTGCATCTGGAAATCATCCAGGAGCGGCTGGAGCGTGAGTTCGACCTTGACCTGATCGCCACGGCGCCTTCGGTTGTCTACAAGCTGTTCATGACCGATGGCAGCGAGCGCGAGTTGCACAACCCGGCAGACATGCCGGATGTGGTGCGGATCTCTGAAATACACGAACCGTGGATCAAGGCGACGATCCTGACGCCGGATGACTATCTCGGCGGCATCCTCAAGCTCTGCCAGGACCGTCGTGGTGTGCAAACCGAGCTGACCTATGTCGGCAAACGAGCCATGCTGACCTATGAACTGCCGCTCAATGAAGTGGTGTTTGATTTCTACGATCGATTGAAGTCGATCTCGAAGGGCTATGCCTCTTTCGACTATCACCTGGACGCTTATCGCGAAGGCAATTTGGTCAAGATGTCGATCATGGTCAATGGCGAGCCCGTCGATGCTCTGTCGATGCTGGTGCATCGCTCGGCAGCGGAAAAGCGCGGTCGAGACATGTGCGAAAAGCTGAAGGATCTTATCCCGCGGCATATGTTCAAGATCCCGATCCAGGCTGCCATCGGCGGCAATGTGATCGCGCGCGAGACCATTTCAGCAATGCGCAAGGACGTGACCGCCAAGTGCTACGGCGGTGATGCCAGCCGTAAGCGCAAGCTGCTGGACAAGCAGAAGGCCGGTAAGAAGCGGATGCGCCAGTTCGGCAAGGTCGAAATACCGCAGGAAGCCTTTATTGCCGCTCTGAAAATGAGCGACGAGTAA
- a CDS encoding alkaline phosphatase family protein yields the protein MQTKPNILLITADQWRGDCLSAVGHPVVQTPNVDRLAAEGLLFHRHFAAAAPCSPARAAIYTGLYQMNNRVCRNGSPLDARFDTVALAARRAGYDPTLFGYTDVSPDPRRLAPADPHLTSYEGVLPGFTVGQLLLEDDRQWLSWLKTRRGGARPGCELHQTGQDRPVQPNQEPPAYSAEETPTAFLTEAFLNWREEQTRPWFAHISFLRPHPPFCVPEPYNRMFTPGSGPKPVRHPTLEAEMAVHPLAELMLPHLQQSSFIAGAKGRVCDWSSEQIDVIRATYYGMIAEVDAQFGRIVDDLKDSGAWNDTIIVFTSDHAEMLGDHWMLGKGGTYDGSYHIPLVIRDPANTGTHGQVVEAFTSAADLMPTLLDRMGVSPLNHQDGGSLLPFLAGTQPDEWRDHAFWEFDFRDVVTNSTENALGLKSSQCNLAVIRDEKFKYVHFAGMPALLFDLQADPGELTNLAGDPEYVAIRLHYAEKLLSLRAEHLDQTLAYTELCEQGPMSNPKR from the coding sequence ATGCAGACAAAGCCGAATATCCTGCTGATCACCGCGGACCAATGGCGGGGCGATTGCCTGTCTGCGGTCGGCCATCCCGTGGTGCAGACGCCCAATGTTGATCGGTTGGCGGCAGAAGGCCTGTTGTTTCACCGGCATTTCGCCGCAGCCGCCCCTTGCTCGCCAGCGCGGGCGGCGATCTATACCGGGCTTTACCAGATGAACAACCGGGTCTGCCGCAATGGTTCACCGCTCGATGCCCGTTTCGACACGGTGGCATTGGCGGCGCGTCGGGCCGGTTACGATCCGACGCTGTTTGGCTATACCGATGTTTCGCCCGATCCACGGCGTCTGGCCCCCGCCGACCCGCATCTGACCAGTTATGAGGGGGTGTTACCGGGCTTTACGGTTGGGCAATTGCTGCTGGAAGATGACCGCCAATGGCTGAGCTGGCTAAAGACCCGGCGCGGCGGGGCGCGGCCCGGATGCGAACTCCACCAGACCGGACAGGACCGGCCAGTCCAGCCCAATCAGGAGCCCCCGGCCTATAGCGCAGAGGAAACCCCGACCGCATTTCTGACCGAGGCTTTCCTGAACTGGCGCGAGGAGCAGACGCGCCCCTGGTTTGCACATATTTCCTTCCTGCGCCCGCATCCACCCTTCTGCGTTCCCGAACCTTATAACCGGATGTTTACGCCGGGCAGCGGCCCCAAACCTGTGCGTCATCCGACGCTGGAAGCGGAAATGGCCGTGCATCCGCTGGCAGAGCTGATGCTGCCGCACCTGCAGCAATCCTCTTTCATTGCCGGCGCTAAAGGCCGCGTCTGCGACTGGAGTTCAGAACAGATCGACGTGATCCGCGCCACCTATTACGGCATGATCGCCGAGGTCGATGCCCAGTTTGGCCGGATCGTCGATGATCTGAAGGACAGCGGCGCCTGGAACGATACGATCATCGTCTTCACCTCCGACCACGCCGAAATGCTGGGCGACCACTGGATGCTGGGCAAGGGCGGGACCTATGACGGTAGCTATCATATTCCACTGGTGATCCGCGATCCGGCTAACACCGGCACCCACGGGCAGGTGGTGGAGGCCTTCACCAGCGCCGCCGACCTGATGCCGACGCTGCTAGACCGGATGGGCGTCAGCCCGCTCAATCATCAGGACGGCGGCTCTCTGCTGCCATTTCTTGCTGGCACCCAGCCCGATGAATGGCGAGACCACGCATTCTGGGAATTCGATTTCCGGGATGTGGTGACAAATTCCACGGAGAATGCTCTCGGTCTGAAATCCAGCCAGTGCAATCTGGCTGTGATCCGTGATGAAAAGTTCAAATATGTGCATTTTGCCGGAATGCCAGCGCTGCTGTTCGACCTTCAGGCCGATCCCGGCGAACTGACCAATCTGGCCGGGGACCCGGAATATGTTGCGATAAGGCTGCATTATGCCGAAAAGCTGTTGTCGCTTCGCGCCGAGCATCTGGACCAGACCCTGGCCTATACCGAGCTTTGCGAACAAGGACCGATGAGCAATCCGAAACGGTGA
- the ftsZ gene encoding cell division protein FtsZ, translated as MIEIRKPQIEEMRPKITVIGVGGGGGNAVNNMINEGLQGVDFIAANTDAQALTMSRAPRLIQLGAEMTEGLGAGSIPETGRMAAEESLHEVMDHLAGTHMCFVTAGMGGGTGTGAAPVIARAAREAGILTVGVVTKPFSFEGRRRMQAAEEGIERLREAADTVIVIPNQNLFRIADAKTTFADAFVIADKVLFSGVSCITDLIVKEGLINLDFADVKSVMKGMGRAMMGTGEATGDSRAMKAAEAAIANPLLDEVSMRGARGVLISISGGMDMTLFEVDEAATRIRDEVYDEADIVVGAIFDKELDGTFRVSVVATGLGEEGDHQQVR; from the coding sequence GTGATTGAGATCAGAAAACCGCAAATCGAGGAAATGCGGCCGAAGATTACCGTCATCGGGGTTGGTGGTGGTGGCGGCAATGCCGTCAACAACATGATCAACGAAGGCCTGCAAGGCGTCGATTTCATTGCCGCCAATACCGATGCCCAGGCGCTGACCATGTCGAGAGCCCCGCGCCTCATTCAGCTTGGCGCCGAAATGACCGAGGGTCTCGGTGCCGGCTCGATTCCCGAAACTGGACGGATGGCCGCCGAAGAATCCCTGCATGAAGTGATGGATCACCTGGCCGGCACGCATATGTGCTTTGTCACCGCTGGCATGGGCGGCGGCACGGGCACGGGTGCAGCGCCAGTGATTGCGCGTGCGGCTCGCGAGGCCGGTATTCTGACAGTCGGCGTTGTCACCAAGCCCTTCAGCTTTGAAGGCCGCCGCCGCATGCAGGCTGCCGAAGAAGGCATTGAGCGGTTGCGCGAAGCTGCCGACACGGTGATCGTCATCCCCAACCAGAACCTGTTTCGCATTGCCGATGCCAAGACCACCTTTGCCGACGCCTTCGTGATCGCCGACAAGGTGCTGTTCTCGGGCGTGTCCTGCATTACCGATCTGATCGTCAAGGAAGGCTTGATCAATCTGGACTTCGCCGACGTGAAATCCGTCATGAAGGGCATGGGCCGTGCAATGATGGGCACCGGAGAGGCGACCGGCGACAGCCGCGCCATGAAGGCGGCAGAAGCGGCGATTGCCAATCCGCTTCTGGACGAAGTGTCGATGCGCGGCGCACGCGGCGTGCTGATCTCGATTTCCGGCGGCATGGACATGACGCTGTTCGAAGTCGACGAAGCCGCCACTCGCATCCGCGACGAGGTCTATGACGAGGCCGATATCGTCGTCGGCGCGATCTTCGACAAGGAACTGGACGGCACGTTCAGAGTGTCGGTGGTCGCAACCGGGCTTGGGGAAGAGGGTGACCATCAGCAGGTACGCTGA
- a CDS encoding acyl-CoA thioesterase produces the protein MDRGHDPSELEMVVLMTPDMANFSGKVHGGALLNILDRVAYSCASRFSQQYAVTLSVDQVVFRQPIHVGELVTFRASVNYAGRTSMEIGIRVEAEEIRTGERRHTNSCYFTMVAVDAEGKPTAVPSFCPETPAKIRREKAARERRALRQEFEHRFKQVKLSGQD, from the coding sequence ATGGACCGTGGCCACGACCCCAGCGAACTTGAAATGGTGGTATTGATGACGCCGGATATGGCGAATTTTTCCGGCAAGGTGCATGGCGGCGCGCTGCTGAACATTCTCGACCGGGTCGCCTATTCCTGCGCCTCACGCTTTTCCCAGCAATATGCGGTGACGCTGTCGGTGGATCAGGTAGTGTTCCGTCAGCCGATCCATGTCGGTGAACTCGTGACGTTCCGCGCCTCGGTCAATTATGCCGGGCGCACATCAATGGAAATCGGCATTCGGGTCGAGGCGGAGGAAATCCGCACCGGTGAACGCCGCCATACCAATTCCTGTTATTTCACCATGGTTGCCGTGGATGCCGAGGGCAAGCCGACCGCCGTTCCGTCCTTCTGTCCCGAAACGCCGGCGAAAATCCGGCGGGAAAAGGCGGCCCGTGAGCGTCGCGCCCTGCGTCAGGAATTCGAGCATCGTTTCAAGCAGGTCAAGTTGTCCGGTCAGGACTAA
- a CDS encoding SelT/SelW/SelH family protein, translating into MTTKSETDKPKITILYCTQCNWLLRAAWMAQELLQTFGDSLGEVGLIPGTGGNFEIRVNGDLIWERKRDGGFPGPKELKQRVRDIIEPGKDLGHTDRVHGKTEKGEE; encoded by the coding sequence ATGACCACTAAATCTGAGACCGATAAGCCGAAAATCACCATTCTCTACTGCACGCAATGCAATTGGCTGCTGCGTGCTGCCTGGATGGCGCAGGAACTCTTGCAAACCTTTGGCGACAGCTTGGGCGAAGTGGGTCTGATTCCCGGCACCGGCGGCAATTTCGAGATCCGCGTCAATGGCGACCTGATCTGGGAGCGCAAGCGCGATGGCGGTTTTCCAGGGCCGAAGGAATTGAAACAGCGGGTCCGCGATATAATCGAACCCGGCAAGGATCTCGGCCATACAGACCGCGTTCATGGCAAAACGGAAAAAGGCGAGGAATGA
- a CDS encoding IS701 family transposase, with protein sequence MVDWDTELSGFLQPFLEKLGHKKRRQMCPLYVSGLIGPGDRKSIEPMAERFAPGQYDRLHHFISDGLWDAVPLEAELALQADRIVGASDAFLVIDDIGLPKKGDHSVGVAPQYASMLGKRANCQTLVSVTLARDEVPVPVGLRLFLPDSWIGDQERMAKAGVPDDMRTSRTKPEIALAEIDRLIVTGVRFGTVLADAGYGLSAAFRKGLSERGLTWAVGIPKHQKVYPDDVGLIFPVSGHGRPRKHSIPDTLSVAAETMLASASWKKVSWRRGTKGRLTARFAALRIYDKGQQHMPGEAAWLVGEWRSNDERKYYLSNLPVDATLKVLAAAIKARWVCEQAHQQMKEELGLDHFEGRSWQGLHRHALMTMIAYAFLQHQRLQTAKREKKEATSSPWAA encoded by the coding sequence ATGGTGGATTGGGATACGGAGCTTTCAGGATTTTTGCAGCCGTTTCTGGAGAAGCTTGGACACAAGAAACGGCGACAGATGTGTCCACTTTATGTGTCGGGGCTTATCGGCCCCGGAGACCGCAAAAGTATTGAGCCGATGGCGGAACGGTTCGCTCCAGGCCAATATGACCGCCTCCACCATTTCATTTCCGATGGCCTTTGGGATGCTGTTCCTCTTGAGGCCGAGCTCGCGCTGCAGGCGGACAGGATCGTTGGCGCATCCGATGCGTTTCTGGTGATTGATGACATCGGCCTGCCGAAGAAGGGTGATCATTCGGTCGGAGTCGCGCCGCAATACGCCTCGATGCTGGGCAAGAGAGCAAATTGCCAGACGCTGGTGTCGGTGACGCTTGCGCGAGACGAGGTGCCGGTCCCGGTTGGCCTGCGTCTGTTCCTGCCGGATAGCTGGATCGGTGATCAGGAGCGCATGGCGAAGGCTGGGGTCCCAGACGACATGCGGACCTCTCGCACGAAGCCGGAGATTGCTCTTGCCGAGATCGATCGGTTGATCGTGACCGGTGTCCGGTTTGGCACAGTGCTGGCTGACGCAGGTTACGGCCTGTCGGCTGCGTTCCGAAAGGGCTTAAGTGAACGTGGCCTCACCTGGGCGGTCGGTATCCCCAAGCATCAGAAGGTTTATCCCGATGATGTCGGATTGATCTTTCCCGTCTCCGGTCATGGCCGTCCTCGCAAGCATTCGATCCCCGACACCCTTTCGGTTGCCGCCGAAACGATGTTGGCATCTGCAAGCTGGAAGAAGGTCAGTTGGCGCCGCGGCACAAAAGGTCGCCTGACCGCACGGTTTGCAGCATTGCGCATCTATGACAAGGGACAGCAGCACATGCCGGGCGAAGCGGCCTGGCTAGTTGGCGAATGGCGATCAAACGACGAGCGCAAATACTACCTGTCCAACTTGCCGGTCGATGCGACATTGAAAGTGCTGGCGGCCGCGATCAAGGCGAGATGGGTCTGCGAACAGGCGCATCAGCAGATGAAAGAGGAGCTCGGTCTCGATCACTTCGAGGGCCGATCGTGGCAAGGCCTACATCGGCACGCTCTGATGACGATGATCGCTTATGCTTTTCTCCAGCACCAGAGATTGCAAACTGCAAAGCGGGAAAAAAAAGAAGCGACGAGTTCGCCGTGGGCCGCCTGA